AGCTCGGCGATCGGCTGGATCACCGCGGCAGGGTCGGGCGAGCGGTAGGCCTCGACGATCGTCGGCAGTTGGGCGACGGACTGCGCGACCGCGACCATGCGCTCCTGCGACGCCTCGCGGATCTGCCGCTCCTGCATCAGCATCGCGGCGAGTCCAGCCGTGAGCACGATCGCGAGCACGATGACGACCTGCAGCAGCACGAGCTGCGTGCGGAGCGTCATCGCCTTCACCACGTACCCATGCTAAGCGAGGGGCGGACAGTCGATGTCGGTTACGAAATGACCAGAAGTCACGGTTGTGAACACAAGCCGATCCAGCGATGCCTGCGGTTCTAGGCTCGCGTCACCTGCTCCCGGCATCGGCGTCGGGCGGAAGGACTCGAGGAGGAGTTCATGACACAGCACACTCGCACGCGTACTCGGCTCGCGCTCGGCGCGGTCGTCGGGGTCGTCGCACTGGGACTGGCCGCATGCACCGGAACACCGACCGCGGGCGGTGGCGACACCGGTGGTGATGGCGGCGGGTCGAGCATCGACAGCGTCGCGGTGATCGCGCCGGCTGATCCTGGCGGTGGGTGGGACCAGACCGCGCGTGCCTTCGGACAGGCGCTCAGCGACGAGTCGCTGGTCTCTTCTGCGCCGGTGTCGAACATCGGCGGGGCCGGCGGCACCGTCGGACTCGCCTCGCTCGCCACCGAGGGAAACCCGAACACTCTCATGATCACCGGCAGCGTGATGGTCGGTGCGGTCGAGACGAACGCGTCGGACGTGCGGATCGAGGACATGACTCCGATCGCGAAGCTCACCGAAGAGCCGCTCGTCATCGTCGTGCCGAAGGACAGCCCGTACGACACCCTGAAGGACTTCATCGACGCCTGGGTGGACGAAGGCGCGGGCATGGCCGTCACCGGCGGATCCGCCGGTGGTATCGATCACATCCTCGCGGCGCTGCTGCTCACCGACGCGGGCGTGGATGCTGCGGACGTGCCGAGCAAACTCAACTACATCGCCAACTCCGGCGGCGGCGAGGCGCTCACGATGCTGCTGGGCGGTCAGGTGCAGGCCGGAATCTCGGGCGTGGGTGAATTCTCGCAGCAGGTCGAGGCAGGCGATCTGAAGGCGCTTGCCGTGTCGTCGGGCGAACCGGCGCTGCTGCTGCCGGAGGTTCCGACACTCACCGACGAAGGCGTCGACCTGGTCGTCACCAACTGGCGAGGACTCATCGCGCCCGGCGACATCTCGGACGACGAGAAGAAGGCGCTCGAGGACCTGGTGACGTCGGTGAACGACAGTGCTGCGTGGGCCGAGATCCTCGAGACCAACGGCTGGACCGATGCGTTCCTCGTGGGCGATGAGTTCTCCACGTTCCTGGAAGGCGACATCTCCACGACGAAGGAGACGCTCAAGACGATCGGCCTGATCGAATGACGAGCCAGATCACAACGGGAGCGTCGGCGATCGCCGGCGCTCCCCGGTCGCGCAGGCTCGGGGAGCTCGCCTTCATCGGCGTGATCATCGTGTTCTCGGTGGTCGCGCTCGTGATGACGGGCTTCATCCGCGAGCCGGTCGGATCCTCGAACGTTCTCGGCGCACGTGTGGTGCCGTACGCGGTCACCGGTCTCATGCTCCTGTCGTCGCTCGCGGCGTTCGTCGCGGTGCTGCGCGGCGACGTGGGCGCTCCGGATGAGGGTGAAGACGTCGACACCGAGGCGCGGACGTCCTGGAAGACGGTGATCTTCCTCGCTCTCGCGTTCGCGTCGCTCATGGTCGTGATCCCGATCGCCGGGTGGCCGGCCGCGGTGGTCGTGCTCTTCACCGGTGCGTCGATGGCACTCGGCTCATCGAGCTGGTGGAAGGCGCTCCTGCTCGGACTCGGACTCGGAGTGCTGACGCAGCTGCTGTTCGGCAATCTGCTCGGACTCTCCCTGCCGCCGTTCGGCGCGATCCTGCCGGGCCTCATCGAGAGTTCGGGGGTGTTCGGTGGATAGCCTGCAGCTGCTCATGGACGGCTTCGCGACAGCGCTGCAGCCGCAGTATCTGCTGTTCGCGTTCGTCGGCGTGCTTCTCGGCACCGCGGTGGGCGTGCTCCCCGGCATCGGGCCGGCGATGACTGTGGCACTGCTGCTGCCGCTGACGTACACGCTGGATGTCACGAGCGCGATCATCATGTTCGCCGGCATCTACTACGGCGGCATGTACGGCGGGTCGACGACGTCGATCCTGCTGAACACGCCAGGGGAATCGGCATCCATCGTCACGGCGCTCGAAGGCAACAAGATGGCCAGGATGGGCCGCGCCACGGCCGCGCTGGCCACCGCCGCGATCGGATCGTTCATCGCCGGCACGATCGCGACGGTCCTGCTCACGCTGTTCGCACCGTTCATCGCCGACTTCGCAGTGACCCTGGGACCCGCCGACTACTTCGCGTTGATGATCGTGGCGTTCCTCACCGTGGGCGCTCTGCTCGGAGCGAGTCCGATCCGTGGCATCGTGTCGCTGTCGATCGGTCTGTTCCTGGGGCTGATCGGCACAGACACGCTGACCGGGCAGGCGCGCTTCACCTTCAGCATCCCGAACCTGGGTGACGGGATCGACGTCGTGATCGTCGCGGTGGGCCTGTTCGCGGTCGGCGAGG
This genomic interval from Microbacterium profundi contains the following:
- a CDS encoding Bug family tripartite tricarboxylate transporter substrate binding protein, which gives rise to MTQHTRTRTRLALGAVVGVVALGLAACTGTPTAGGGDTGGDGGGSSIDSVAVIAPADPGGGWDQTARAFGQALSDESLVSSAPVSNIGGAGGTVGLASLATEGNPNTLMITGSVMVGAVETNASDVRIEDMTPIAKLTEEPLVIVVPKDSPYDTLKDFIDAWVDEGAGMAVTGGSAGGIDHILAALLLTDAGVDAADVPSKLNYIANSGGGEALTMLLGGQVQAGISGVGEFSQQVEAGDLKALAVSSGEPALLLPEVPTLTDEGVDLVVTNWRGLIAPGDISDDEKKALEDLVTSVNDSAAWAEILETNGWTDAFLVGDEFSTFLEGDISTTKETLKTIGLIE
- a CDS encoding tripartite tricarboxylate transporter TctB family protein, translating into MTSQITTGASAIAGAPRSRRLGELAFIGVIIVFSVVALVMTGFIREPVGSSNVLGARVVPYAVTGLMLLSSLAAFVAVLRGDVGAPDEGEDVDTEARTSWKTVIFLALAFASLMVVIPIAGWPAAVVVLFTGASMALGSSSWWKALLLGLGLGVLTQLLFGNLLGLSLPPFGAILPGLIESSGVFGG